One Thermodesulfobacteriota bacterium genomic region harbors:
- the ahcY gene encoding adenosylhomocysteinase produces MKYDVKDLKLSKQGKLRVEWAAEEMPVLALIAERFKKEKPLKGVTIAACLHVTTETANLAITLKEGGANVVLCASNPLSTQDDAAAYLVKDHGISVFAIKGENTKTYYGHINSTLDLSPNITMDDGADLVSTLHKSRTEKLRGVIGGTEETTTGVIRLRSMAENGVLKYPIIAVNDANTKHLFDNRYGTGQSTLDGIVRATNRLVSGTVFVVCGYGWCGKGLAMRARGMGANVVVTEVDELAALEAVMDGFRVMPIADAARIGDFFCTVTGNINVIRREHFRTMKDGAIVCNSGHFNVELDLKGLELISSKKRIIREYVEEFTLKNGKRINVLGEGRLINLAAAEGHPSSVMDMSFANQALCAEYVVKNAKKLEKRVYDVPPQVDQSVARTKLKARGVKIDKLTPEQKKYLSSWEMGT; encoded by the coding sequence ATGAAATACGACGTAAAAGACCTGAAACTGTCGAAGCAGGGTAAGCTCAGAGTCGAATGGGCGGCAGAGGAAATGCCTGTTCTCGCGTTGATCGCCGAGAGGTTCAAGAAGGAAAAGCCTTTAAAAGGCGTGACGATAGCGGCTTGCCTCCACGTTACAACCGAGACCGCGAACCTCGCGATCACCCTCAAGGAGGGGGGAGCGAACGTGGTGCTATGCGCGTCTAACCCTCTCAGCACGCAGGACGATGCGGCTGCCTATCTCGTAAAAGACCACGGCATATCCGTCTTCGCCATAAAGGGTGAGAACACGAAAACGTATTACGGCCATATCAACAGCACGCTCGACCTCTCGCCTAACATTACTATGGACGACGGCGCCGACCTCGTATCGACTCTCCACAAGTCGCGGACAGAGAAGCTAAGGGGCGTCATCGGCGGCACGGAGGAGACTACCACAGGGGTCATACGTCTAAGAAGCATGGCGGAGAACGGCGTCCTCAAATATCCGATTATCGCGGTGAACGACGCAAACACGAAACACCTCTTCGACAACCGCTACGGCACAGGGCAAAGCACGCTTGACGGTATAGTGAGAGCCACGAACAGGCTCGTCTCCGGGACCGTGTTCGTAGTATGCGGGTACGGTTGGTGCGGAAAGGGGCTCGCCATGAGAGCGAGGGGGATGGGCGCCAACGTTGTCGTGACCGAGGTCGATGAGCTTGCGGCGCTCGAGGCGGTCATGGACGGCTTCAGGGTTATGCCTATCGCCGACGCAGCCAGAATTGGCGATTTCTTCTGCACGGTGACGGGGAACATCAACGTCATAAGGAGAGAGCACTTCAGGACTATGAAAGACGGCGCGATTGTGTGCAACTCGGGGCATTTTAACGTCGAGCTCGACCTCAAGGGCCTGGAGCTGATATCGTCCAAAAAACGCATTATCAGGGAGTACGTCGAGGAATTCACACTCAAGAACGGGAAGAGGATAAACGTGCTCGGCGAAGGCAGGCTCATCAACCTTGCAGCAGCCGAAGGGCACCCTTCGAGCGTCATGGACATGAGCTTCGCCAACCAGGCGCTATGCGCCGAGTACGTCGTAAAGAACGCGAAGAAGCTCGAAAAGAGGGTCTACGACGTACCGCCCCAAGTCGACCAGTCAGTCGCACGCACCAAGCTAAAAGCGAGAGGCGTGAAGATAGACAAGCTCACACCAGAGCAGAAGAAATACCTGAGCTCGTGGGAAATGGGCACGTGA